A region of the Thermodesulfobacteriota bacterium genome:
AGGGCCTGGACGCCCTGGTCGCCCGGCATGGTGGCCCGGCCTGTCAGGCCATCCTCCAGGCCATGGCCGGTCTCCATCTGGAGGCCGAGCCAGCCCTGGCCGCCTGGACCGCCATCCGCGCCCTCAAATCCGAGATGAGCCAGGGCCTGGGCCGGCCGGTGAGCCTCCATACCGCGGTCTGCGAGCATCTTCTGAGCGGCCAGCCAGGCCTGAAGAGCCCCATGCTCGTGGAGAGCGAGCTCTACCAGAGGCTGATGCGGGATTCCCGGCTGGATGGCCTCACGGGCCTCTTGAACCGGCAGTGCTTCGACGAAGCCCTGGCCCGGGAAGTGGCCCGGGCCCGGCGTCATGACAAGGAGCTGGCCCTGTGCCTCCTGGACCTGGATGACTTCAAGGCCATCAACGACACCTGCGGCCATCAGGCCGGTGACCAGGTGCTCCGGGAGGTGGCCTCGGCCATCCTGGCCGAGAAGCGGGAGGAGGATACCGCCGGCCGCTACGGGGGTGAAGAGCTGGTTCTGGTCCTGCCCGAGACCGGGGAGGCCGATGCCTTGTGCCTGGCCGAGCGGATCCGCCGCCAGGTGGCCGCCATCGCCTTGGCCACGGACGGCCATCAGCTGCAGGTGACGGTCAGCGGTGGGGTCGCCGCCTTGCCGCCCCCTTTGACCTCGGCCACCGAGCTGATTCGGCTGGCCGATCTGGCCCTGGCCGACGCCAAGGCCGCGGGCAAGAACCGGGTTCTCGGTGCCGGCGACAGCCTGGACCACCGGCGCCGCCATCACCGGGTGCCCTACGCCGGGCCGCTGCGGGTCCGCAGCCTGGACCGCCGGGAGCGGCGGGCAGTGGCCCCCCGGGGCCGGGATATCAGCATGGGCGGCGTGCTCTTCGAGACCAAGAGCGCTCTGGCGCCCGGATCCCGGATCCAGCTCACCATCCCCATCGACCGGGATCTGCCTCTGGTGGTGGTGGGCACCGTTCTGCGGGCCGAGGAGGCAGCCCCTGACTGGTACGCCATCGCCGCCTCCTTCGTGAAGATGGACCGGACGGTCAAGACCGCCATCGCCCGCTACATGCAGCAGCACCGGGACCAGCCCGTGCTCGGGACCGACGAGGCCCGGCTGCACTGAGCCCGCCAGCCGGCCGCTGCCGTCGACGTCCCCACCTGCCAGCCATGCGCACCCACCTTCTTCTTGCCATCCTGCTCGCCGTCGGCCTCCTGGCCGCGGAGCGGGCCCTGGCCTTCAATCCCAACGACGTGGCCCGCCTGCAGGCTCAGCGGGCCTGCCCCGGCTGCGATCTCACCGGGGCGGACCTGCGGCAGGCCTCTTTGCCCAGTGCCGACCTGGAAGGGGCCGATCTGACCCATGCCCGTCTGGAAGGGGCCGACCTGTCCGAGGCGCGGCTGACCTGGGCCCGGCTCTTCGGTGCCAACCTGGCCGGTGGCCGCCTGGAGGGCGCCAAGCTGGAATCGGCCAACCTGGAGACCGCCGACCTGACGGCCGTCCACCTGGTCCGTGCGGAGCTGAAGGAGGCTTGTCTGGTCCGGGCCTCCCTGCGGCAGGCCGATCTGACCGGTGCCGATCTGGAGTGGGCGGATCTGGAGGGTGCGGACCTGGCCGGGGCCATCCTGGACAAGGCGCAGCTGGTGGCGGCCAATCTCAAGAAGGTCTACGCCAAGGGCGCCCGGTTCCAGGAGGCGGATCTGCACCGGGCGCTCCTGGAGAAGGCGTTCCTGGGTGAGGCCAGCTTCCGCGCCGCCAGCCTGATGCGGGCCAACCTGGAAGGTGCCTATCTGAAGGCGGCGGACTTCCAGGAGGCCAGCCTCCAGCATGCCTCCTTGCGGCGGGCCAACTGCCGGAAGGCCGACTTCCGGGGGGCCGATCTCTATTCAGCGGATCTGGCGGCGGCGGAGATCGACGGCATCCTGCTCGACCGGGCCAAGACCCGGGGGGCCAAGATGGAGGATGCCCGGGGAACGCCGGCCAGCGGCGGCAGTTGAGCCCGGCCCAAGACCCGCACGCCACCTTCTTGACGGGAGACTCGATCCTGATGCCCGCCGATACGGCCATGAAGATCCTGGTGGTGGACGACTTTGCCACCATGCGCCGCATCCTCAGAAACAACCTCCAGGCCATGGGCTTCACCAATGTGCACGAGGCCAACGACGGCTTCACAGCCTTGGAGCGCCTCCGCCAGGAGCCCTTTGACCTCGTCCTGTCGGACTGGAACATGCCGACCATGACCGGCCTGGAGCTCCTCAAGAAGGTCCGGGCCGATCCGTCCCTCCGGCGCCTGCCGTTCATCATGATCACCGCCGAGGGCCAGGAGCATAACATCATCTCCGCCATCCAGGAGAAGGTGAGCCAGTACGTCGTCAAGCCCTTCACCCCCGAGATCCTGGCCGACAAGATCAGAAGCGTCTTTCCCTGACCTGGCCCTGACCGGCAACGCCAGCCAGCCTTGACGACCCCATCTTCCCTCTCGCCATGACCACCGGCGTCACGGGCCTGGCCGGGAGCTTCTCCCGTGCTGCGGCCAGCTACGACACCTTCGCCTCTGTGCAGGCGGCGACCGCCAGCCAGCTCCTGCAAGCCCTGCCTGCTGGCCTTGCACCCGGCCGGGTGCTGGAGCTGGGCTGCGCCACCGGCAGCTACACCGCCCTTCTGGCCGACCGTTTCCCGGCGAGCGACCTCTATGCCCTGGACTTTTCCCCGGCCATGCTGGTGCAGGCGGCAGCCCGCCTGGCGCACCAGCCCCGGGTGCGGCTGATCCTGGCCGATGCCCTGGACTTTCTTGCCGCGCCGGCCCAGAGCTTCGACCTCATCACCGCCAACGCCACCTTGCACTGGCTGCCCGATCTTCCGCGCTGCGCCCGCCTGGTGGCTGGCCGCCTCCGCCGGCGCGGGGTGCTGGCTGCCTCCCTCTTTGGCCCCCGCACCTTCCAGGAGCTGGCCGCTGCCCTGGAGGCGGTGTGCGGCCGGCCGATTCCCGTGGCGGCCCAGGCCTTCCCGACCCCGGCTGCGGTTGCCGCCTGCTTTGCGGCCGCTCTGCCCGGAGCCCGAGTCACCGAGCGATCCTGGCAGGAGACCTATCCGTCGACCTTGCACCTGATGCGCCACATAAAGGCTACCGGCACCCGGGGCGGCGGACCGCCACCGCTGATCCTGACCCGCCGGCTCCTGGCCGACCTGGATGCCTGGCTCCTGGAGCACCGCGGCGGCTGCCGGGTGACCATTCAGCTGGTCCTCCTGGAGGCCCGGCGGTGAGAGGCCTCGTGGTCACCGGTACCGACACCGGCGTGGGCAAGACCTTCGTGGCCTGCCTCCTGGTGCGCTTCCTCCGGGCCCAAGGCTGGGAGGCCGGCTACCTGAAGCTGGTCAGCACCGGCGCTCCCCGATCCGAGGATCTGGCCTTTGCTCTGGCCGCCGCCGGTCTCGCTCAGGATCCGGCCTTGGAGCGGACCCTGGCCCCCTACAGCTTTCCTTTGCCCGCTTCGCCCCATCTGGCCGCGGAGCAGGCCGGTGCCACCATCGAGCCCGCCCGGCTGCACGCGGCCCTGGCCGCGGCTGGTCGCCTCTTTCCCTTCCTGGTGGCAGAAGGCGCCGGCGGCTGTCTGGTGCCGCTGACCCGGGATCTGCTCCTGGCCGACTTCCTGGCCGAAACCGGGCTTCCTGCCCTGGTGGTGGCCCGTACCGGCCTGGGCACCATCAACCACAGCCTGTTGACGGTGGAGGCCCTGCGGCGGCGCCAGGTGCCCATCCTGGGTCTGGTCTTTTCCGATGGTCCAAGCGCCCCGGATGCGCTCCTGGCGGAGGACAATCCCCGCACCGTCGCCGCCTTCGCCCAGGTGCCGGTACTGGGACGCCTGCCACCCTGCCCCGCCCAGGCAGCGGCCGACCAGGCCTTCGCCCCCATCGGCCAACGGATCCTTCAAGCCCTGGGGTCCGAGCGATGAGTGATCTCATCTTCGGCTTGCGGCAGCCAACCTTTCGCCAGGACGTGGGCTGCTTCATCCAGACGCTTTGGCGGCCCGAGGGGACGGAGGGGTGGACTTCACCGGTCACCGGGGAAGTCACCGGGGCACTGAGAGCACGAAAAGAAGCGGGCCATGATGGATGGCTGCGCAGGAAGCCATCGACCGCTTTTCCATGGCGAAACCGCACCGGATGCGCTATTGGTGGAGGATAAATCCCGGAGCCTTGGCCGCCTGCGGCCAGATGCCAGTGTCGACTCGCCCGCCGCATGCCCCGACCAGGCGGCGGCCCAACGGCCGTTGCCCCCCATCGGCCAGGACATCCCCCATGCCCGCCGCCCCGACCCCGACCCCTGAGGCCACCGTCGCCCCCCCGCGGGAGACCGCCGACCTGGCCTGCCTCTATGAGATCACCCGCGCCCTGGCGGCGTCCATGGATCTGCGCCAGTGTCTGGAAGAGGCCATGGGCATCCTTTCCGCCCAGAAGGGCCTGGCCAACGGCACGGTCACCATCCTGAACCCGGTCACCGGCCAGGTGGAGATCGAGGTGGCCACCGGCCTGTCTGCCGAGGCCCGCCGCCGGGGCAAATACAAGGTGGGGGAAGGGATTACCGGCCGGGTGGTGGCCTCCGGCGAGCCCATCGTCGTCCCCCGTATCAGCGACGAGCCTTTGTTCCTCAACCGCACCCGCTCCCGGGGGGATGTCCGGCAGCGGCGGGACCTCTCCTTCCTGTGCGTGCCCATCCGCCACGGCGGCCAGACCATCGGCGCCCTCTCCGTGGATCGCCTCTACGAGGAGCAGCTGGACTTCTCCTGGGACCTGCGCCTGCTGACCATCGTCTCCGGCCTGGTGGCCCAGACCGTGGTCCGCATCCAGGCGGTCAATGCCGAGCAGGAGCGGCTGCGGGTGGAGAATACCCAGCTCAGGCGGGAGCTGTCCGAAAAATACGAGATCAGCTCCATCGTCAGCCGGTCCAGCCGCATGCAGGAGGTGTTCGAGATGATCCACCGGGTGGCCGGCTCCAACGCCACCGTGCTCCTGCGGGGTGAGAGCGGCACCGGCAAAACCCTGGTAGCCCGGGCCATCCATTACAACTCCGGCCGGGCCGCCAAGCCCTTCGTGGTGGTCAACTGCTCGGCCCTGCCGGAAACCCTTCTGGAAAGCGAGCTGTTCGGGCATGAGAAGGGGGCCTTCACCGGCGCCCACAGCCAGAAGATTGGCCGCTTCGAGCAGGCGGAGGGCGGCACCCTGTTCCTGGACGAGATCGGCGACATCGGCCTGGCGGTGCAGGTGAAGCTGCTGTCCGTGATCCAGGACCGGGAATTCCAGCGCCTGGGCGGCGTCCGGCCGATCCGCTGCAATGTCCGGCTGGTCACCGCCACCAACAAGGATCTGGAGCAGGCCCTGGCCCAGGGCAGCTTCCGGGAGGATCTCTACTACCGGCTCAACGTCTTTCCCATCTACCTGCCGCCCCTCAGAGACCGGCGCACCGACATCCTGCTCCTGGCCGAGCATTTCCTGGCCCGGTACAGCGAGGAGAACGGCAAATCCATCCAGCGCATCTCCACCCCAGCCATCGACCTCCTGGTCCAGTACCACTGGCCGGGCAATGTCCGGGAGCTGCAGAACTGCATGGAGCGGGCGGTGCTCATCTGCGACGAGGACACCATCAAGAGCTACCACCTGCCCCCGACCCTGCAAAGCGCCGCCTCCCTGCCCGATCG
Encoded here:
- a CDS encoding diguanylate cyclase; protein product: MDRIPQAVLTCLEANDDETRTEGLDALVARHGGPACQAILQAMAGLHLEAEPALAAWTAIRALKSEMSQGLGRPVSLHTAVCEHLLSGQPGLKSPMLVESELYQRLMRDSRLDGLTGLLNRQCFDEALAREVARARRHDKELALCLLDLDDFKAINDTCGHQAGDQVLREVASAILAEKREEDTAGRYGGEELVLVLPETGEADALCLAERIRRQVAAIALATDGHQLQVTVSGGVAALPPPLTSATELIRLADLALADAKAAGKNRVLGAGDSLDHRRRHHRVPYAGPLRVRSLDRRERRAVAPRGRDISMGGVLFETKSALAPGSRIQLTIPIDRDLPLVVVGTVLRAEEAAPDWYAIAASFVKMDRTVKTAIARYMQQHRDQPVLGTDEARLH
- a CDS encoding pentapeptide repeat-containing protein, with product MRTHLLLAILLAVGLLAAERALAFNPNDVARLQAQRACPGCDLTGADLRQASLPSADLEGADLTHARLEGADLSEARLTWARLFGANLAGGRLEGAKLESANLETADLTAVHLVRAELKEACLVRASLRQADLTGADLEWADLEGADLAGAILDKAQLVAANLKKVYAKGARFQEADLHRALLEKAFLGEASFRAASLMRANLEGAYLKAADFQEASLQHASLRRANCRKADFRGADLYSADLAAAEIDGILLDRAKTRGAKMEDARGTPASGGS
- a CDS encoding response regulator, which gives rise to MPADTAMKILVVDDFATMRRILRNNLQAMGFTNVHEANDGFTALERLRQEPFDLVLSDWNMPTMTGLELLKKVRADPSLRRLPFIMITAEGQEHNIISAIQEKVSQYVVKPFTPEILADKIRSVFP
- a CDS encoding methyltransferase domain-containing protein, yielding MTTGVTGLAGSFSRAAASYDTFASVQAATASQLLQALPAGLAPGRVLELGCATGSYTALLADRFPASDLYALDFSPAMLVQAAARLAHQPRVRLILADALDFLAAPAQSFDLITANATLHWLPDLPRCARLVAGRLRRRGVLAASLFGPRTFQELAAALEAVCGRPIPVAAQAFPTPAAVAACFAAALPGARVTERSWQETYPSTLHLMRHIKATGTRGGGPPPLILTRRLLADLDAWLLEHRGGCRVTIQLVLLEARR
- the bioD gene encoding dethiobiotin synthase, with the protein product MRGLVVTGTDTGVGKTFVACLLVRFLRAQGWEAGYLKLVSTGAPRSEDLAFALAAAGLAQDPALERTLAPYSFPLPASPHLAAEQAGATIEPARLHAALAAAGRLFPFLVAEGAGGCLVPLTRDLLLADFLAETGLPALVVARTGLGTINHSLLTVEALRRRQVPILGLVFSDGPSAPDALLAEDNPRTVAAFAQVPVLGRLPPCPAQAAADQAFAPIGQRILQALGSER
- a CDS encoding sigma 54-interacting transcriptional regulator codes for the protein MPAAPTPTPEATVAPPRETADLACLYEITRALAASMDLRQCLEEAMGILSAQKGLANGTVTILNPVTGQVEIEVATGLSAEARRRGKYKVGEGITGRVVASGEPIVVPRISDEPLFLNRTRSRGDVRQRRDLSFLCVPIRHGGQTIGALSVDRLYEEQLDFSWDLRLLTIVSGLVAQTVVRIQAVNAEQERLRVENTQLRRELSEKYEISSIVSRSSRMQEVFEMIHRVAGSNATVLLRGESGTGKTLVARAIHYNSGRAAKPFVVVNCSALPETLLESELFGHEKGAFTGAHSQKIGRFEQAEGGTLFLDEIGDIGLAVQVKLLSVIQDREFQRLGGVRPIRCNVRLVTATNKDLEQALAQGSFREDLYYRLNVFPIYLPPLRDRRTDILLLAEHFLARYSEENGKSIQRISTPAIDLLVQYHWPGNVRELQNCMERAVLICDEDTIKSYHLPPTLQSAASLPDRSRASLAAAVEAFERELIIDALKEARGNQTRAATILDTSLRIINYKIHKYAIDPGLFKVDRAAGPGRGGGGGR